The following are encoded together in the Raineyella sp. LH-20 genome:
- the cydD gene encoding thiol reductant ABC exporter subunit CydD, with protein MPGPVHRNLLARARATRIYLVAGVLVGTLTAFLVVAQAWLLSHQIAGVFDTGRLDGLGRTVGLLALVLLGRAALRGINPWLGQRAAALVKGQLRHEVVEARLGRPLDPRTDTGGLVDLVTHGLDALDGYYAKYLPQLLLAVTVPLVVGVAILSSDLWSALVLVLTVPLIPFFMALIGWATERRMARRWDVQARLAHHFADLVAGLPTLQVFGRARAQAIGLQRIEARNRAETMGTLRISFLSSMTLELLSTLSVAIIAVSIGIRTVNGEMDLAAGLFLLVLAPEVYLPLREVGVHYHDSAEGVAAADRAFAEIDAPRIGAGPSQTPGSETPMVDPTAPTVQIRDLQVTYPGAGTPALRSLDLDLAPGEFVAVVGPSGGGKSTLLATLMGFVRPSAGEVLLGGVPIDRVDLAAWRRRVAWVGQTPGLPERTVGANVALGAPDAPVGAIRAALDRAGAAELTLDHEVGDESEGLSDGERRRVGLARALLRLSHGGGHLLILDEPTAGLDPDTERRVLAALRDADPSTSALVVTHRPAVVAACDRVVTVGAMEVAA; from the coding sequence ATGCCGGGACCTGTTCACCGCAACCTGCTGGCGAGGGCCCGGGCGACGAGGATCTACCTCGTCGCCGGGGTCCTCGTCGGCACGTTGACCGCGTTCCTCGTCGTCGCCCAGGCCTGGCTGCTGTCGCACCAGATCGCCGGGGTGTTCGACACCGGTCGCCTCGACGGCCTGGGCCGGACCGTCGGGCTGCTTGCCCTGGTCCTGCTCGGCCGCGCGGCACTGCGCGGGATCAACCCGTGGCTGGGCCAGCGCGCCGCCGCCCTGGTCAAGGGTCAGCTCCGCCACGAGGTGGTGGAGGCCCGGCTGGGCCGGCCGCTCGATCCGCGTACGGACACCGGCGGCCTGGTCGACCTGGTCACCCACGGGCTCGACGCGCTCGACGGCTACTACGCCAAGTACCTCCCGCAGCTCCTGTTGGCGGTCACCGTGCCGCTGGTGGTCGGGGTGGCGATCCTCAGCTCCGACCTCTGGTCCGCCCTGGTCCTGGTGCTCACCGTGCCGCTGATCCCGTTCTTCATGGCGCTGATCGGCTGGGCCACGGAACGCCGGATGGCCCGTCGCTGGGACGTCCAGGCCCGCCTCGCCCACCACTTCGCCGACCTGGTCGCCGGTCTGCCGACCCTCCAGGTGTTCGGCCGGGCCCGTGCCCAGGCGATCGGACTGCAGCGGATCGAGGCCCGCAACCGGGCCGAGACGATGGGCACGCTGCGGATCTCCTTCCTCTCCTCGATGACCCTGGAACTGCTGTCGACGCTGTCGGTGGCGATCATCGCCGTGTCGATCGGCATCCGGACCGTCAACGGCGAGATGGACCTTGCCGCCGGCCTGTTCCTGCTCGTCCTCGCCCCCGAGGTCTATCTGCCGCTGCGCGAGGTCGGCGTCCACTACCACGACTCCGCCGAGGGCGTCGCGGCCGCCGACCGGGCCTTCGCCGAGATCGACGCCCCCCGGATCGGGGCCGGCCCGTCCCAGACCCCGGGATCGGAGACCCCGATGGTCGATCCCACCGCGCCGACGGTGCAGATCCGGGACCTGCAGGTCACCTACCCCGGTGCCGGGACCCCCGCGTTGCGCAGCCTCGACCTCGACCTGGCGCCCGGTGAATTCGTCGCCGTCGTCGGCCCCAGCGGTGGGGGGAAGTCCACCCTGCTGGCGACCCTGATGGGCTTCGTCCGCCCCTCCGCCGGCGAGGTGCTGCTCGGCGGGGTGCCGATCGACCGGGTCGACCTGGCGGCCTGGCGTCGCCGCGTCGCCTGGGTCGGTCAGACTCCCGGACTGCCGGAACGTACGGTCGGCGCGAACGTCGCCCTCGGGGCGCCGGACGCCCCGGTGGGGGCGATCCGGGCTGCGCTGGACCGGGCCGGTGCCGCCGAACTGACCCTCGACCACGAAGTCGGCGACGAGTCGGAGGGGCTCTCGGACGGTGAACGGCGACGGGTCGGGCTGGCCCGGGCCCTGCTGCGGCTGAGCCACGGTGGCGGTCACCTGCTGATCCTCGACGAGCCGACCGCCGGTCTCGACCCGGACACCGAACGGCGGGTGCTGGCCGCCCTGCGCGACGCCGACCCCAGCACGAGCGCCCTGGTGGTCACCCACCGGCCGGCCGTGGTGGCCGCCTGTGATCGCGTGGTCACCGTCGGTGCGATGGAGGTGGCGGCATGA
- the cydC gene encoding thiol reductant ABC exporter subunit CydC, with the protein MTARTSDRSRDVAGGSPAGSRARSDVAGASPAGPVGLLSGLVRTLPEGRGRVLASVVLAACASGAAVGLLGTSAWLLSRAAQHPPILYLMVAITAVRTFGISRGAFRYAERLLGHDLALRMQSALRLRVYDVLSRTTLLGRRRGDLLIRIVDDVRAVMDAVVRVVVPAAAAGLVAVATTVIITLFSVPAGILLGASAVLAGVLIPWLAGAASRRADASLAPLRGELADAVAALHRTAPDLVAYGVQDAALARIDTLNARLTAAEERAARVRGLSGALQVPAAGVAVLGSLIVGAPAAAGGTLPVVQLAVLVLTPLALHEALEPLAEAAQTWTRVRSSLRRVDEVLATPPTGRETGPERLVGGPSLDLRGLAAGWPGADPVVTGLDLHVGAGERVALVGRSGLGKTTVAATVMGLLPPRAGEVEVHGTVGYLAQDAHVFDTSVDENVRIGRRDATPDEVVDALHLAGLDLAPERTVGEHGGRLSGGEARRLAAARLFVGDANVVILDEPTEHLDEETAAALVADLWAATAGAAVLVITHDPAVRDACDRVVDLSAYASGAAVPTR; encoded by the coding sequence ATGACCGCACGTACGTCCGACCGTTCCCGCGACGTCGCTGGAGGCTCCCCGGCCGGATCCCGGGCCCGCTCCGACGTCGCGGGGGCTTCCCCCGCCGGCCCCGTCGGCCTGCTGTCCGGCCTGGTGCGCACCCTGCCCGAGGGCCGTGGCCGGGTGCTCGCGTCGGTGGTCCTCGCCGCCTGTGCGTCCGGCGCAGCAGTGGGCCTGCTCGGCACCTCAGCCTGGTTGTTGTCCCGCGCGGCGCAGCACCCGCCGATCCTCTACCTGATGGTCGCGATCACCGCCGTCCGCACCTTCGGCATCTCCCGCGGGGCGTTCCGCTACGCCGAACGCCTCCTCGGACACGACCTGGCGCTGCGGATGCAGAGCGCGCTGCGGCTGCGCGTGTACGACGTGCTCAGCCGGACCACGCTCCTCGGCCGGCGCCGCGGCGACCTGCTGATCCGGATCGTCGACGACGTCCGGGCCGTGATGGACGCGGTGGTCAGGGTCGTCGTGCCCGCGGCCGCCGCCGGCCTGGTCGCGGTGGCCACCACGGTGATCATCACCCTGTTCTCCGTGCCGGCGGGGATCCTGCTCGGCGCCAGCGCGGTGCTGGCCGGAGTCCTCATCCCGTGGCTGGCCGGCGCGGCCTCCCGGCGGGCGGACGCCTCGCTGGCGCCGTTGCGCGGCGAACTGGCCGACGCGGTGGCCGCGCTGCATCGTACGGCCCCCGATCTGGTGGCGTACGGAGTGCAGGACGCGGCACTCGCCCGGATCGACACCCTCAACGCCCGGCTCACCGCTGCCGAGGAGCGGGCGGCACGAGTCCGCGGACTGTCCGGTGCCTTGCAGGTGCCGGCCGCCGGGGTGGCAGTGCTCGGGTCGCTGATCGTCGGTGCCCCGGCTGCCGCGGGGGGCACCCTGCCGGTCGTCCAACTGGCCGTGCTGGTGCTCACCCCGCTCGCCCTGCACGAGGCCCTGGAACCGCTGGCCGAGGCGGCCCAGACCTGGACTCGGGTGCGGTCCTCGCTGCGGCGGGTCGACGAGGTGCTCGCCACCCCGCCGACCGGGCGCGAGACCGGCCCCGAGCGACTGGTCGGCGGCCCGTCCCTCGACCTGCGCGGGCTGGCCGCCGGCTGGCCCGGCGCCGACCCGGTGGTGACCGGTCTCGACCTGCACGTCGGTGCCGGCGAGCGGGTCGCCCTGGTGGGCCGCAGCGGTCTGGGCAAGACCACGGTCGCCGCGACCGTGATGGGGCTGCTCCCGCCGCGGGCCGGTGAGGTCGAGGTGCACGGCACGGTGGGCTACCTGGCCCAGGACGCCCACGTCTTCGACACCTCCGTCGACGAGAACGTACGGATCGGCCGGCGGGACGCCACCCCGGACGAGGTGGTCGACGCGCTGCACCTGGCGGGCCTCGACCTGGCCCCGGAACGGACGGTGGGCGAGCACGGCGGCCGGCTGTCCGGCGGAGAGGCCCGACGGCTCGCGGCCGCCCGGTTGTTCGTCGGGGACGCGAACGTGGTGATCCTGGACGAGCCGACCGAACACCTCGACGAGGAGACCGCGGCCGCCCTGGTCGCCGATCTGTGGGCGGCCACCGCAGGCGCTGCGGTGCTGGTGATCACCCACGACCCGGCGGTCCGCGACGCCTGTGATCGGGTCGTCGACCTGTCCGCGTACGCCTCGGGGGCTGCGGTCCCGACGCGGTGA
- a CDS encoding metal-sensitive transcriptional regulator, translated as MELPSEDLRPVVNRLKRARGQLNGIIDMLEEGRDCEEVVTQIAAVAKALDRAGFAVVAAGMRQCVLADEGLDTSKMEKLFLSLA; from the coding sequence ATGGAATTGCCCAGCGAGGACTTGCGCCCGGTCGTCAATCGGCTGAAGCGGGCCCGGGGCCAGCTCAACGGCATCATCGACATGCTGGAGGAGGGCCGCGACTGCGAGGAGGTCGTCACGCAGATCGCCGCCGTGGCGAAGGCGCTGGATCGCGCCGGGTTCGCCGTCGTCGCCGCCGGGATGCGCCAGTGCGTGCTGGCCGATGAGGGCCTGGACACCTCCAAGATGGAGAAGCTCTTCCTCTCCCTGGCCTGA
- a CDS encoding FadR/GntR family transcriptional regulator, which yields MTTNSERPLMHHGVARELGTEIIEGQWPVGEARTLEEIQERFGVSRTVAREASRLLESMGLTETVRRRGIVALAASAWHVLDTTLIDWRLHSGRRREQLRSLTQLRMAVEPAAVYGMARCASIHDRALLLPLAAELRRTGEGGLRQEFLQLDIEFHRLILTTSGNELFAALSDQIASVLAGREEIGLMPSPPKPEALDGHEAVAEAVFHGDAKAARAAMQLILDEVDQALDEAD from the coding sequence ATGACGACGAACTCCGAGCGGCCGTTGATGCACCATGGAGTGGCCCGCGAGCTCGGCACCGAGATCATCGAGGGGCAGTGGCCGGTCGGCGAAGCGCGGACACTGGAGGAGATCCAGGAACGGTTCGGCGTCTCACGTACGGTCGCCCGGGAGGCATCCCGACTGCTGGAGTCGATGGGGCTGACGGAGACCGTACGTCGCCGCGGAATCGTCGCGCTGGCGGCGTCGGCGTGGCACGTCCTCGACACCACGCTGATCGACTGGCGGCTGCACTCCGGTCGACGGCGCGAGCAGCTGCGGTCACTGACTCAGCTGCGGATGGCCGTCGAACCGGCCGCCGTCTACGGGATGGCGCGCTGCGCCTCGATCCACGACCGGGCCCTGCTGCTGCCGCTGGCCGCGGAACTGCGGCGGACCGGCGAGGGCGGCCTGCGCCAGGAGTTCCTGCAGCTCGACATCGAGTTCCACCGATTGATCCTCACCACCAGCGGCAACGAACTGTTCGCCGCACTGAGTGACCAGATCGCGTCGGTGCTCGCCGGGCGCGAAGAAATCGGTCTGATGCCGTCGCCGCCCAAGCCCGAGGCCCTCGACGGTCACGAGGCGGTAGCCGAGGCGGTCTTCCACGGCGACGCAAAGGCGGCCCGGGCCGCGATGCAATTGATCCTCGACGAGGTCGACCAGGCCCTGGACGAGGCGGACTGA
- a CDS encoding gluconokinase: MTETHVVVMGVAGSGKSTIAHGLADRLGWPVAEGDDFHSAENIAKMTGGHPLTDEDRWPWLDSIAAWTAAQDEAGRSTLVTCSALRRVYRDRLRTAPGRTVFVHLVGSPELLAARLAARTDHFMPASLLPSQLATLEPLDSDEDGVVIDIEQNVEQMLDCIVAALVSGDREVKGCAE, translated from the coding sequence ATGACTGAAACACATGTGGTGGTGATGGGAGTCGCCGGCAGCGGCAAGTCGACCATCGCCCACGGACTGGCCGATCGGCTCGGCTGGCCGGTGGCCGAGGGGGACGACTTCCACTCGGCCGAGAACATTGCCAAGATGACAGGCGGCCATCCGCTCACCGATGAGGATCGGTGGCCCTGGCTGGACAGCATCGCCGCCTGGACCGCCGCGCAGGACGAGGCCGGACGCTCCACCCTGGTCACCTGCTCCGCCCTCCGCCGGGTCTACCGTGACCGGCTGCGGACGGCTCCCGGACGGACCGTCTTCGTCCACCTGGTCGGTTCCCCCGAGCTGCTGGCGGCCCGTCTCGCCGCCCGTACGGACCACTTCATGCCCGCCTCGCTGCTGCCGTCCCAGCTGGCGACTCTGGAGCCGCTCGACTCCGACGAGGACGGCGTCGTGATCGACATCGAGCAGAACGTCGAGCAGATGCTCGACTGCATCGTCGCCGCTCTCGTCTCCGGCGACCGTGAGGTCAAGGGGTGTGCAGAATGA
- a CDS encoding gluconate:H+ symporter: MTGLVLAALAGIATIVLLIVWLKIHPFLSLMAGSAVMALAAGVPLEKLFSSFTTGLGSTISGVGLLIVLGSIIGTLLVSSGGADVIVDTILSKTPVRRLPWAMALIAFIVGIPLFFEVGVVILIPVVMFAARRAKVPVVLFGIPALAGLSALHGLIPPHPGPLIAISALKANLGLTLAFGLIVAVPCVVLSGPVLGRMMARWVPHEVREDFLGHSPAEGVKRPGFGASLTVVLLPVVLMLAATIAEMTFGTKNPVGAFLGFVGTPLIALIITTVVAMFVFGYGLRKSRKEVDKLVGSAFGPIAGILLIVAAGGGFKQTLVDSHIADMLAKGLLAAALPPLLAGWLVAVVIRLATGSATVATITASGIVAPLAVGLSPAHTALMVLAIGAGSVFFSHVNDAGFWMVKEYFGMTVGETFKTWSLMETVLSVVGIIAVMGLSLVV; encoded by the coding sequence ATGACCGGACTCGTCCTCGCCGCTCTCGCCGGCATCGCCACGATCGTCCTGCTGATCGTCTGGCTCAAGATCCACCCGTTCCTGTCCCTGATGGCCGGCTCCGCCGTGATGGCGCTGGCCGCCGGTGTCCCGCTGGAGAAGCTCTTCAGCAGCTTCACCACGGGTCTCGGGTCGACCATCTCCGGCGTCGGCCTGCTGATCGTGCTGGGGTCGATCATCGGCACCCTGCTGGTGTCCTCCGGCGGTGCCGATGTCATCGTCGACACCATCCTCAGCAAGACCCCGGTCCGGCGGCTGCCCTGGGCGATGGCGCTGATCGCCTTCATCGTCGGCATCCCGCTGTTCTTCGAGGTCGGTGTGGTGATCCTCATCCCTGTGGTGATGTTCGCCGCCCGACGGGCGAAGGTGCCGGTGGTCCTCTTCGGTATCCCGGCGCTGGCCGGCCTGTCCGCCCTGCACGGGCTGATCCCGCCGCACCCGGGCCCGCTGATCGCGATCTCGGCGCTGAAGGCCAACCTCGGCCTGACCCTCGCCTTCGGCCTGATCGTCGCCGTCCCGTGCGTGGTCCTCTCCGGTCCGGTGCTCGGCCGGATGATGGCCCGTTGGGTGCCGCACGAGGTCCGTGAGGACTTCCTCGGGCACAGTCCGGCCGAGGGTGTGAAGCGCCCCGGCTTCGGCGCCTCACTGACCGTCGTCCTGCTCCCCGTCGTCCTGATGCTGGCCGCGACCATTGCCGAGATGACCTTCGGCACCAAGAATCCGGTGGGCGCGTTCCTCGGCTTCGTCGGCACCCCGCTGATCGCCCTGATCATCACCACCGTCGTCGCGATGTTCGTCTTCGGCTACGGGCTGCGGAAGTCCCGCAAGGAGGTCGACAAGCTCGTCGGCTCCGCGTTCGGCCCGATCGCCGGCATCCTGCTGATCGTCGCCGCCGGCGGTGGCTTCAAGCAGACCCTGGTCGACTCCCACATCGCCGACATGCTCGCCAAGGGCCTGCTCGCCGCCGCCCTCCCGCCGCTGCTGGCCGGCTGGCTGGTGGCCGTCGTCATCCGGCTCGCGACCGGCTCGGCCACCGTGGCCACCATCACTGCGTCCGGCATCGTCGCCCCGCTCGCCGTCGGCCTCTCGCCGGCCCACACCGCCCTGATGGTGCTCGCCATCGGCGCCGGCTCGGTCTTCTTCAGCCACGTCAACGACGCGGGCTTCTGGATGGTGAAGGAGTACTTCGGCATGACAGTGGGGGAGACCTTCAAAACCTGGTCGTTGATGGAGACCGTGCTGTCCGTCGTCGGGATCATCGCAGTGATGGGGCTCAGCCTCGTCGTCTGA